aaactaagcatttagaaaaaaaaaagaaaactaatagaaactagcaaacctgctctaaaaacgaattaaaacgaactgaattagagaaaaaaaagtcaccactaaataaaactaaactatcatgaaaaatccaaaactattagaaccttgcgccttagtttatcatttatacatgtgaatcacaacttacagatcacagtggatctacaaatacacaaaacattaaataacagggagaatattattaaaattccacatacttctcttgaaaaatttcagatattcacatttttttgtaaaaggctagtctgtaaatgtgaacatttttgtccaattgtactttatttacactaaaacaatgagacaaatttacagttttcattatttataggttattatgacagtattttactggttctcaTCCACTTTAGactaaaatgacctaaaatgatttaaacatccttgattgttaatatgttcggtgtaatttttgcatttcacaaattcatcctgcgggctggattgaaccctttggcgggccagatttggcccccgggccgcaagttttgacacctgtgctttaaggcTTTATTCTTTACCCAGGTTCTTTTTGGACCAGAGTTTTCTACAGGTTCGATGCAAAAGCAAATGAACATTTTATGTTTTCTATTTGTTTCAGCCTTTCAAAAACAGTGGGGAGATCTCCGAGCTGAGTGGAAAGGCAGATGGGTCTGTAGCAGACATCAGTGGCCATTGTGAGGATGAGCTAGCTGCAGAGGGTGGGTACATCCTGTGCATCTTACTGATGACTCACGCACAATGTCAGCATAACTTCAACAAACACATAACTTAGGTTGCAGGTGATAAAATATCCTAATTGTCATCAtttagtttttgtagtttttgcaaTCCAAGTGATtttatttatcactttttttttgttcagccTTCCATTCTCAGGACAAAGATGTTTCAAGGCCAGAAAATCTACCCACAGAATTAGAAAATGTTGAACTCAGTGAAACACAAATACCCGAGGCTAATGAAGAGGAACCCGTGGAAATAATTGACATGGAGGTGAAGCAGAATGACATTAATGAAAGTTTTAGGAGATTTTTCAGTAATATAGGGTTGAAACTGACAGTGAAAAGAGGCTCAGCTGATACAGGTGAAATAACAACAGATGTTCCAGATGAGACCAACAAAGACGAGGTGAGCAGACCTGAGGATGAAAGTATTAAGGAGAACAAAAGTGAGGATGTTGAACAGAATATAGAAGTGACCAAAGTACAGGAGACCTTTGACAATGATTCAACAACATGTCCAACATTGACAGATGGTATATCAGAGGATGTTCTTGTGAGTgtggaagaaaaaataacagaGACCAAAGACCAAGCTTTAAATGATATCCCAGAAACAGTGATGAATTTACCCATAGTCCAAGATGCAAAGGGGCTTGTTGATGATGTACCTACAGAAGAGCCAGACTCCTCATCTCCATCTAATCGAGATGAAGAGGTAGTATCTCCAATTAAAAAGTTTTTCACCACGGGAATCTTCTCCAGTTTACGAAAGAAGAAACTAGCAGAAGATGAGACAGCTGACAAAGAACTAGTAGACATGAGGAAAAAGGAATCTGTAAACGAAACTGGACAAACTGTGCAAGACCAACAAGAGCAAACACAGGAAATTACTCCAGGTGTTGAGGCACATGAGCTTAAAGATGAGATCCAGCCTGCAGAATCGGCTCAGACAACCGATTCATCTGAAGTTAAATCCTCTTCTACTAACCAATCAAGGATAATTGTCAATGAACCTGAAATGCTAACTTCTCAAGAGAAAGACAAAGTTCAAGCCAGTCCTCTAAAAAGGCTGCTGTCAGGGTCTAGTTTTACAAGACGCTCCAAAAAGCAAAAAGGTAGGAGATCAAGTGATTCCAAACTGTCTGATTCTGGAGAACACATTGAAGATCAGCTTATgtcgtccacagagtccacagagtgTCAAACGAAGGATAAGGAGAGTCCTGCACCTCCACTCTACGCAGAAGGtccagtggaggaggaggagggtgcaTGGGCTTCCTTTAAAAAACTTATGACTCCAAAAAAGCGAATGAAGCAGCCACCCTTAAGCAATGATGAGACACAGATCCCAGTTGCAGTAGATGAACAGAAAGCAGGTGATCGAGAGCAAATCTCAGATCATAGCACAGAGgagagcaaaaaaagaaaagactcaTCTGTTTCATGGGAAGCTGTTTTATGTGGATCTGGAAGGAGAAGAAGCCGAAAAACATCAGACTCAGAAGAAGAAATGCCCCAAGGTGAAAATGACAAAGTAAAACAAGACGGTGAGACACACGGGGTGGAACCACATGTGGAAAGATCCAATGAAGTTGATGATATTACAGCATGTTCTCCAAAACAAGCAGGAAGTCCTTCTGAGAGTGATGGAGGGTTGACGTGGAAGTCATTTAAGAAACTTGTCACCCCTAAAAGAAAAGCCAAGGATGAGGAAGAAGGCAGAGAAAACATCCAGTCTGATGGTGAAGTTACTCAAGAGGAGTCctctttttcaatcaaaaaacttCTCCCAGGCCGAAAAAAGAGGAAGCCTGCTGAAAAGCCAGACCAGGTGTCTTCAGACGAGGCTGATAAGGAAGCAGCTTCAGGTGATGAAGACTCAGAGACGCCAGCTGTGGTCCCATTGTCTGAGTTTGATACCCCAGAGGCAGAAGGTCACATACAAACTCAGGCAAATATAGAAAGCATACCCAAAGTACCAGACCATATCCTGCAACAGGACCAATTAAGTCAGATGACTGAACATTTGCAAACTTCGGCGAATGAAGTCCAAGATAGCAATGAAGTTTTGGTAAATCAGACATCTACCATCCCTGTTTTAAGTGAAGAACCTGACGACCTCACAGAATTAATTAGTAAACACCAGCAACTTAGTGATATACCGGAGGAGGGTATAATCACAGATACCATGGCCACTCCAGCATCAGTCACAGAAGAGGCTGCTAGGGATGACACAATAGCAGAGGACTTCATTGAAATCACATCTGAAGCCATAACTGCACCAGAGCCTGTAGACAGTACCCAGGCAGATGAAACTGAGATGGTCTCTGCAGTTTCCCAGTTGTCAGAGTCTTCAAAAACATCTGGCAATACAACACCAGTTCCAGCAGAATATGACTTGAAGGAAACACAGGTGCTGCTGCAGCAGGTGGTTGAAACCATTTCTGAGACCCCAGATGCTATCACAGTCAGTTCAGAGGATCTATATCCTGAAAGAATAGCTGGCTCTGTCTCACACCAAATACTTGAAACAGTCGCAAAAGAAGAGCAAACAATTCTGAAACTACACAGACAATCAGACGCAACAGCTATACGCACTGGACTAAAGGTTAGTACACTAGATGAATTTGATGAAACTGCAGCATCCGCCCAAACAGAATGCATATCTGAACTCAATGAAGCCATTTCCACAGAAATTGCATCTGAGGTTTCTACAGAGTTTGACTCTGCTCAGATTGCTGAAGATGAAGTACACAAGGTCAACATTTCCCAGCCACATGAAAGTATAAAACAATTTGAGCAAGTAGAGAGTAAAGATGACAACCGATTTCAGATGCAATCCCAGTCTGAGGTAACTGAGTCTGTGTCTACAGAGATATTGCAAAAAGGTGAAGATGTCCCAGATGAAGCTTCTCTACTTGGGGTACATGAAGGGGAAGAGGAACCCTCAAAAATTGACACTCAAGACAAAGGTTTATCTGCAGTAGATGAAACTGCAGCTCTTGTTACCGAGCAGGAAGTAGAATCTTTGTTAGAAATAAAAGATGAAATCACACAACATGACTCAACAGCTGAACTCACAGAAGCAAAAGAGCAGCTGGCCAAAGCTGATGATGTGCCTGAAAATCAAGATGAACAACAGGCAGATGCTGCCAAAACTGAATATATTCAAAATTCAGAAATGCTAGAATCTCAACTATCAACTACACCAGTGGAGGATAGTGTCCAATCCACTCAAAAGGAACACACTGAAGTCACTGTGGATGAAGCAGACAAAGAACCCAAACCAGATGCTGTTAAAACTGATGAAGTACCTGCACAAGAGGAGGATATTTTTGAGTCTTTGGAAAAAGAGATAACAGAAGATGATGCAGCAAAAGAGCCAGAACATGAACCACCTGctgatactgttaaaactgaCCATGACCAGGTTGTAGAAATTCTAGACTCAGGGGTGGGTACGGCTCAGGTACCTGAAAAGGAAATAAAAGATGATGTAGCTGCAGAAACAGACAAACCTCAAGAGAAAGCAGAGCTTTTCACTGAAGTGGCAGAAGAATTAGAAATTGTGCAGAAATCCACATTAAATTCAAAGGAGGGAACCATTCTGtcacctgaagaaaaagtgaagtcAGAGGATCACTCACAAGCAGAAACACACAAATTCAAGCAGGAAACAGATTCTGGTCtacaaaacaaagatgaacaactcaTGAATGCTTACAAACCAGAGCATGCTCAAGAACCAGAAGTATTAGATGTTGCACAAGCAGCCACCTTAAATTCTGGAGTTATATTAGAGGATACTGCAGCACCAGATGTAGATGAAT
This portion of the Sphaeramia orbicularis chromosome 22, fSphaOr1.1, whole genome shotgun sequence genome encodes:
- the LOC115413433 gene encoding A-kinase anchor protein 12-like isoform X2, with the translated sequence MGDTQSAPRESKKDAEAEEDRGKAEDAHSNDETAEQPFKNSGEISELSGKADGSVADISGHCEDELAAEAFHSQDKDVSRPENLPTELENVELSETQIPEANEEEPVEIIDMEVKQNDINESFRRFFSNIGLKLTVKRGSADTGEITTDVPDETNKDEVSRPEDESIKENKSEDVEQNIEVTKVQETFDNDSTTCPTLTDGISEDVLVSVEEKITETKDQALNDIPETVMNLPIVQDAKGLVDDVPTEEPDSSSPSNRDEEVVSPIKKFFTTGIFSSLRKKKLAEDETADKELVDMRKKESVNETGQTVQDQQEQTQEITPGVEAHELKDEIQPAESAQTTDSSEVKSSSTNQSRIIVNEPEMLTSQEKDKVQASPLKRLLSGSSFTRRSKKQKGRRSSDSKLSDSGEHIEDQLMSSTESTECQTKDKESPAPPLYAEGPVEEEEGAWASFKKLMTPKKRMKQPPLSNDETQIPVAVDEQKAGDREQISDHSTEESKKRKDSSVSWEAVLCGSGRRRSRKTSDSEEEMPQGENDKVKQDGETHGVEPHVERSNEVDDITACSPKQAGSPSESDGGLTWKSFKKLVTPKRKAKDEEEGRENIQSDGEVTQEESSFSIKKLLPGRKKRKPAEKPDQVSSDEADKEAASGDEDSETPAVVPLSEFDTPEAEGHIQTQANIESIPKVPDHILQQDQLSQMTEHLQTSANEVQDSNEVLVNQTSTIPVLSEEPDDLTELISKHQQLSDIPEEGIITDTMATPASVTEEAARDDTIAEDFIEITSEAITAPEPVDSTQADETEMVSAVSQLSESSKTSGNTTPVPAEYDLKETQVLLQQVVETISETPDAITVSSEDLYPERIAGSVSHQILETVAKEEQTILKLHRQSDATAIRTGLKVSTLDEFDETAASAQTECISELNEAISTEIASEVSTEFDSAQIAEDEVHKVNISQPHESIKQFEQVESKDDNRFQMQSQSEVTESVSTEILQKGEDVPDEASLLGVHEGEEEPSKIDTQDKGLSAVDETAALVTEQEVESLLEIKDEITQHDSTAELTEAKEQLAKADDVPENQDEQQADAAKTEYIQNSEMLESQLSTTPVEDSVQSTQKEHTEVTVDEADKEPKPDAVKTDEVPAQEEDIFESLEKEITEDDAAKEPEHEPPADTVKTDHDQVVEILDSGVGTAQVPEKEIKDDVAAETDKPQEKAELFTEVAEELEIVQKSTLNSKEGTILSPEEKVKSEDHSQAETHKFKQETDSGLQNKDEQLMNAYKPEHAQEPEVLDVAQAATLNSGVILEDTAAPDVDESTEETKASGELEELPLEATKTEHDENKVVTETETQQSIKVGIQPDQALENENHKTENTTDDVLLSMQVEQEDLNTQDVDKIQPVIAVHISSVNEDTGTAQILEKTVITEETPAPCVDKTAAVDEPEHEIHLSEVQVGVKEEKEGHLPHTETRTAEMECAAVPEIIAFNLKDVMAAIPDLVLKKSSIESEDIEISEVTPVPCVDNIVAQDEPEHKIYVSEVQVSTEKEEEQQFSSTEMGTTQVQHAVVAEVITCNVEEVTSAIPDIFILQLSEVHEDMIGIGTNEQEFRETAETAPVLTEDKVTDTVQEGNTVVMMHMPSVEFEDSPSIQVQIVDVDIKSAETRVDTVKAGVTQTKEIIDVCHETVTKVDNVSATFQIEEEIPSEEDNVTIQEVLQHVKERLPEPKPVAEVGQKVEEQPNDSTQPSGTVEKTQSEEEGKKMEEDTTGPDVTSDDFEAKQEIKHDQTPDLPGTLDVSFHDDKEDSDKTKAELEKTEGVTADQLAVKRTDEEEKEAQSTQSAQTQMAPPNTTALAIPQSTGIMSSLGNVEPPSSLSLEFKLNIQFGQSKTPASPTSSPSLTERTEFVKSAEMSEVGIQAVEKIQVVTQTTETQGAETQKRTSLTEAAVQATEVPESAVTPESLETALIKDPPVLMDVGIQSVGTGGSEEHIRSAEEVTPCVQGAETIQPVQPPEKPQVLLIQPLVSEVSAPQVEVVEEEECEQDVWMDAEENISTPDETEVPRAELEESLEYQSDNDKESKTEFHMAHTEEEESHQEMHTADGTAEIESEGEDFTVAAEDPENATTSTSTTEKD
- the LOC115413433 gene encoding A-kinase anchor protein 12-like isoform X1 yields the protein MGDTQSAPRESKKDAEAEEDRGKAEDAHSNDETAEQVKPFKNSGEISELSGKADGSVADISGHCEDELAAEAFHSQDKDVSRPENLPTELENVELSETQIPEANEEEPVEIIDMEVKQNDINESFRRFFSNIGLKLTVKRGSADTGEITTDVPDETNKDEVSRPEDESIKENKSEDVEQNIEVTKVQETFDNDSTTCPTLTDGISEDVLVSVEEKITETKDQALNDIPETVMNLPIVQDAKGLVDDVPTEEPDSSSPSNRDEEVVSPIKKFFTTGIFSSLRKKKLAEDETADKELVDMRKKESVNETGQTVQDQQEQTQEITPGVEAHELKDEIQPAESAQTTDSSEVKSSSTNQSRIIVNEPEMLTSQEKDKVQASPLKRLLSGSSFTRRSKKQKGRRSSDSKLSDSGEHIEDQLMSSTESTECQTKDKESPAPPLYAEGPVEEEEGAWASFKKLMTPKKRMKQPPLSNDETQIPVAVDEQKAGDREQISDHSTEESKKRKDSSVSWEAVLCGSGRRRSRKTSDSEEEMPQGENDKVKQDGETHGVEPHVERSNEVDDITACSPKQAGSPSESDGGLTWKSFKKLVTPKRKAKDEEEGRENIQSDGEVTQEESSFSIKKLLPGRKKRKPAEKPDQVSSDEADKEAASGDEDSETPAVVPLSEFDTPEAEGHIQTQANIESIPKVPDHILQQDQLSQMTEHLQTSANEVQDSNEVLVNQTSTIPVLSEEPDDLTELISKHQQLSDIPEEGIITDTMATPASVTEEAARDDTIAEDFIEITSEAITAPEPVDSTQADETEMVSAVSQLSESSKTSGNTTPVPAEYDLKETQVLLQQVVETISETPDAITVSSEDLYPERIAGSVSHQILETVAKEEQTILKLHRQSDATAIRTGLKVSTLDEFDETAASAQTECISELNEAISTEIASEVSTEFDSAQIAEDEVHKVNISQPHESIKQFEQVESKDDNRFQMQSQSEVTESVSTEILQKGEDVPDEASLLGVHEGEEEPSKIDTQDKGLSAVDETAALVTEQEVESLLEIKDEITQHDSTAELTEAKEQLAKADDVPENQDEQQADAAKTEYIQNSEMLESQLSTTPVEDSVQSTQKEHTEVTVDEADKEPKPDAVKTDEVPAQEEDIFESLEKEITEDDAAKEPEHEPPADTVKTDHDQVVEILDSGVGTAQVPEKEIKDDVAAETDKPQEKAELFTEVAEELEIVQKSTLNSKEGTILSPEEKVKSEDHSQAETHKFKQETDSGLQNKDEQLMNAYKPEHAQEPEVLDVAQAATLNSGVILEDTAAPDVDESTEETKASGELEELPLEATKTEHDENKVVTETETQQSIKVGIQPDQALENENHKTENTTDDVLLSMQVEQEDLNTQDVDKIQPVIAVHISSVNEDTGTAQILEKTVITEETPAPCVDKTAAVDEPEHEIHLSEVQVGVKEEKEGHLPHTETRTAEMECAAVPEIIAFNLKDVMAAIPDLVLKKSSIESEDIEISEVTPVPCVDNIVAQDEPEHKIYVSEVQVSTEKEEEQQFSSTEMGTTQVQHAVVAEVITCNVEEVTSAIPDIFILQLSEVHEDMIGIGTNEQEFRETAETAPVLTEDKVTDTVQEGNTVVMMHMPSVEFEDSPSIQVQIVDVDIKSAETRVDTVKAGVTQTKEIIDVCHETVTKVDNVSATFQIEEEIPSEEDNVTIQEVLQHVKERLPEPKPVAEVGQKVEEQPNDSTQPSGTVEKTQSEEEGKKMEEDTTGPDVTSDDFEAKQEIKHDQTPDLPGTLDVSFHDDKEDSDKTKAELEKTEGVTADQLAVKRTDEEEKEAQSTQSAQTQMAPPNTTALAIPQSTGIMSSLGNVEPPSSLSLEFKLNIQFGQSKTPASPTSSPSLTERTEFVKSAEMSEVGIQAVEKIQVVTQTTETQGAETQKRTSLTEAAVQATEVPESAVTPESLETALIKDPPVLMDVGIQSVGTGGSEEHIRSAEEVTPCVQGAETIQPVQPPEKPQVLLIQPLVSEVSAPQVEVVEEEECEQDVWMDAEENISTPDETEVPRAELEESLEYQSDNDKESKTEFHMAHTEEEESHQEMHTADGTAEIESEGEDFTVAAEDPENATTSTSTTEKD